A stretch of DNA from Kwoniella mangroviensis CBS 8507 chromosome 1 map unlocalized Ctg01, whole genome shotgun sequence:
CCGACCTCTACTCTCGCATTCATAGGATCTACACAAGCCACACTGGCGGCCCTATGTGCGATCCCCATCTCGGCGTTGGTGACCAGATATGGCAATAGGAATGTCGCAATAATCGGAGCGATTTTATCAGGTGTAGGACCGATCTTAGCGGGTTGGTGCACAAGATCTGTTGCGGGACTTCTGGTCACAGAGGTGAGACTAACCTTGTAGTGTCagaatgaagctgacagTGAAATATATGCAGGGTTTCCTATTCGGTTTCGGTCAGGCTTTATGCTTTTTCTGTGCTGCAACCCTGCCATCGAGCTACTTCTCTCGCAGGAGGAACCTCGCTACAGGACTGGTGTACGCCGGGAGTGGAGTGGGCGGTGCAGCTCTTTCTCTATCAGCAGACGGTCTGATCAAGACTGTTGGACTTGCGTGGGCATTTCGCATCTTGGGACTCATATTTCTGGCCATCAATCTGCCCTGTGCATTTCTGCTGAAACCGCGAGTGATCGTTTCACCAATCAACCCCATGACGAGAAAGAACGGAATGACATGGCGACGTCTTGTAGATGTTAACTTGTTGAAAGATTTTCGATTTGTGCTTGTGCTGTTAGGGAGTGCAGTAGCTCTATTTCCCTTGTTCATGTGAGTGGTGTTGCGAAGAGGAGACTCTACTGATCTCAATCCGAACAGTCCCCCATTCTTCCTGCCCCTGTTTGCCACATCTATTGGGCTCAACTCTGGAGCGGCTTCTTTATTGCTCGCAGGCTTCAACCTAGCTTCTGCAACCGGTAGAATCGGATGGGGGTTCATGGCAGATAGATGGTTTGGATCTTTGAATGCCTTGCTGTTGTGTCTAGCTGCAAATGCAACTTCTACGTTAGTGATTTGGCCAATCGCTGGACGCGTGGAACCTCTGTGAGTATCAGAGATTTACATGATCCAAGGGCGCTAACGTGCGACGAAGAGCTGTGTTTGCTGTCATCAATGGGTTCTGCGCAGGAGGGTTCTTCTCACTCATCCCTGGGGTTGTCTCATCGCTCTTCAGTGATAACGATCTGCCTGTGGCTTTCAGCATGATTGTTTCTTTATGGGCGCCAGGCTAGTGAGTGTTTTTGGAAAAGGTACGAAATACTCTCGGCTGACCTGATTAAACCTAGCTTCTTAGGCGCACCCATCGCTGGGTATCTGTTGCAAGCGTTTGGAGGACCAGATTCTGGATATGAAGCTTTCAGACCTGCTATCTTTTATGCTGGAGGTTTGGGCTTGTTCAGCGCACTGATGGTGTTCGGTGTGAGGGTGAAGGAAGGGGGCAGCTGGCGACGAAGGGTGTAGAGAATCATAGTTTATCGATGCATGATATtcacacatatatatcatttaGCTCGCAAAATCAGAAACACATTCCCAACCTTGACCAACGCCTTCCTTCCACAAGCTAACTTTGCCGTCACCACAGCTAACCGCTAATATGTTTCCTGCAAGGGACCAACTGACTCTCCAGACAGCATCGGGGAAATGAGGATCTTGCGAGGTTGGTAAGCTGGGCAACAagggtgatgatgaccatggtgaggatggtgagggtCGAGTATGTATGAGAACGGTACGGTCCTGGGAGTGATGTCAGCGATTTATCATAAGCGTATGGCTCTGAGACAGAACATACCTGAGATGCTGACGCAATATACATTCCTGGGAGGCCAATGTTGGGTGCCCAGGCGACATCTCTGACCCAGTCTTCATGTCCTTTGATGacctcctcttctacccatTTCTTCGCATCTTCGTCATATCCCCAGATTCGAATCAGGTTATCTGAACCGGCAGTTACGAATCGCTTTTGaggggagatggatgattggcCTTGAGATGATCGACCAGTGGAGGGGTTGGCATTGGATACAACGCTTGGAGCCCAGGAGATGGCATTGGCACCGGTACCATGAGCGGGGAAAATGGAGACATCGGTAGATCCGTCGTCTGGAAGCCGTTAGCGAGGATTAGGATTAGAAGTGGAGCGCGCTCACTCTGGAAACTCAATACAGAGACTTTACCATCGCTCGATGCACATGCGAGGATGGGTCCAAGATCATAAGGAGCCCAGGCGATGGAGTTTACTGGTTTGGAGAGTCAGCATAGTTACAAGCAGAGCTAGCTCCGACCTCACCGCTTGCAGTGTGTAAGGTATGTTCTTTGattctttcccatccatcctGTAGCTCCCCTCCACTTCCCTTCCCTTGACCTGTTCCGACTTCTTTCCAGACGAACACCCTACCATCGTACGAGCATGAAGCAAGGAGGGATCCGAAGGACGGGTGAGCCCATGCGAGCTGCCAGACGGGTGCTGTGTGACTAGAAATGTTAGCGATAGTAGACGAGAGAGTCAACTTACCCTTTCAATATCACTGGTTCTCCCTTGgcttcacctttgaccacATTGAAGATACGGATGGTCTTGTCGGACGAGCAGGTTGCGAGACGCTTCCCATAGTAGTCGAGTTGTGCATCGTGCTGAGTGGCTCAATCAGTGGAAGTTCTGGAGCAGAGGAAGGAAGTACTCACGATCATGTCCTCATGTTGGGTTTCCACTGGGACGGGCTTGGAAGCCTGTGCGGTGGACTGCGAGGGGTCAGCGGGGTCGCCGTCCGGTGGGTGAGGCTGCTTACCATGTTGTGCGTTGTATTGCTTTGACAATGTCGATATATAGTTGCGAACGTGATGTCAAGTGTTATGATGCTGGTAATGGTGAATGTAGCGTGGAACGTACAACTATATAGCCAGCTTACGTAATGAAGACGGTGACCAGCGAACGCGTACTTTTGGAAAATGAGAACTCGCAATGTTCAACATCAGCTTGCATAcaacatatcatccatatcatccatcactgCCGATACCATGCTGACCATAGATCAGATCGCCAGAGCAGCCCATAGGGATcatgatcaccatcatgaAGAAAGTCAGGCTGAGGTGTACGTGAGAGAAGTGGTCGAACGACTGGAAGACCcatcaatggtgagttgcATTACAATCGAGCAACCGCTGAAGGTTGTAGATTCCTCGCTTCACCAAATCAAGTCAACCGCTATCAGTCGTCTCGTTCAGATGCTTGCTGCAGGATACTGGATATCCGATGGAGGTGTATCTTCCAGGCGATGTTGACACTGAAGGAGACGTTGATTGGAGCGAATTAAAGGAAAGATGGGTCGGGTGGGGTGTCGAGTGAGTGACAGTTGGGCAAGGCATCGCTGATAATGCCTCAGAATACCAGGTGAACAGATATGGGCAaagggaagtgatgatgagccAGGACCATCTCTGCCGACTTCGGTGCATGCCAAATATCCATTACCCGGTGTAAATGGCAACTATCTCGGCGCAttgatcaaggtgggttAAATGTAGATAGGCAGAGCTGATCCATCAGGTTTACGACGATGCAGCATTTAAACCCGCTTCGACTCATCATTTCATTGGTATCCTGTCGACTTCTCCACTCCCTTCCAACGAACCGGAGAGTGTCGAGCTCGTGCCGACAATCCATGTGCTGAAGACGGTAGACAAAGTAGAGCCTCAGCCTGTGGAGGATGTGAGAGAGGAACTGGTGGATTACCTTGCTACAGCATTCTCTCCGCCAGATCGTGTAGCCGGGGagttcctcctcctgctgctGTTATCATCACCAACTTCCAGACCGATGTCCATGACGCCGCTGGGTACTTTATCCGTCAACTTCAAGAGGAAAAACGAGGCAGCGACAGAGAGGTTTAACCAGGTGGTGAAATCTGTCACACCGAAGGTGGTATCTTTGCCGCTGTCAGTCTCGCtgcttcattctcatcccttcttcccaaaATCTACAGACTCGTCATCTTTGGACGCAGGTCTTCTGCAGCTGTCCGAAGGAACCGTGTTAgtggtagaggaggatgCTATGGGTAGTGGTGGTCAGTTGAACGAGAAAGCGGTGAAGAACCTCAAAGCGTTGGCAGAATGCATGACTGAGCAGAAAGTGAGGTACGAGTATCCGTATATGGAGgggttgaagatggaatgtGCGACAAGAGTAGCTGTGTTGAGTCAGGGGAAAAGTCTGCTGCCGGTGAGTGAAATAGCAAGGATGGCAAGAGCTGATTTCGTAGGTGGACATTGATGTGCCGGTCAAGGGGACTGGAGAGGTGAAATCAGCAAGGGAAGATCTCTCGGCTCTTCGAAACTATCTCATCGAATTGTCTTCCCCCAAACATGCCGCTAAATTGGAGATCCCGGATGATGTCGCAGGACTTATACAGGACGCGTTCGTCAAGGGACGAAAGGAGAATGCTGAGAGTGCCGAGGAAACgttgaaaagaaggatgaaggtggcCAGGCTTATGGCTTTGTCATATCAAGATGCCCGATTGAGTAAAGAGGTTTGGGAAAAGGTCGTAGAGCTAGACGAGGAGCTAGTAGCTAGGAATCTGTAGCAAacactgtatatacatgaacACAAATTTTATGAATACAATCAAGCATCTATGAggttctcctctttcttctcctcggGTTGTCGAGTGGTCTTTCGAGAGTAGAACTCGGCGAGAATCTGGAGTAACTGTCAGCAATGCCAGCGTTGAGcttcgactcacctttgggtTGATTCGGTTGAGGGATTCTTTGGGGAAGATTCGAAGAAGGTCCCAGGCGATGTCCAAAGATTCAAAGATGGTTCGAGCTTCGTAACTGCCTTGACCGACGAACTCCTTTTCGAATCGGTCAAGGAATTCAAGTGCAAGTTTGTCATCGGCTGAGagagcttcttcaccaacgACCGCTTTCATTGAAGCAGCGTCTTTACCAACGGCGTATTTGGCGTACTTGGGGAAGTGTCAGCGTGAGCTTAAGGTAAAGGGAGAAGCAGACCCCACCAATTGATTGGACACATCTCCGTGATCCTTTCGGGTGAGCTTCTCACCGATAGCACTCTTCATCAATCgggagagagaagggagCACGTTGATAGGAGGGTAGATTTGTCGATTGTGCAATTGTCGATCGACAAAGATTTGGCCCTCTGCTTGTCAGCGAAGGTCATAAGGGAAAGGACTCACCAGTGATATATCCAGTTAAATCGGGAATAGGGTGGGTGATATCTGAATGTCAGCTGAGGTCGCTCTGGAACCTGACTCACCGTCATTAGGCATGGTCAAGATGGGCACTTGAGTGATAGATCCGTTCCTGCCTTCGACTCGTCCAGCTCGTTCGTACAACGTTGACAAATCGGTATAGAGATAACCAGGGTATCCTCGTCGACCGGGCACCTCTTCTCGAGCAGCAGATACCTCTCGCAAAGCATCGGCGTAACTAAGGGTCAGCGGGGGTCATGAAAGGTATCACCCACCTGGACATATCCGTCATGACGACAAGCACGTGCTTCTCAAGTTGGTAGGCAAAGTATTCGGCGGTAGTCAAGGCGAGACGAGGGGTGATGATACGTTCGATTCTGGTATTATTAGCGGGGTTCCGGAGTAAATTGACTCACGTTGGATCGGAAGCAAGGTTTACGAAAAGGGTAGAATTCGAGATAGATCCCGACTCCTCAAAGTCTTGCTTGAAGAAACGGGCAGTCTCCATGTTCACACCCATAGCCGCAAAGACGATGGAGAAATTGTCTTCGTGACCATCGTGGACGCCTTTGGTGGCGCCGGGTCGTTTCACGAGACCAGCTTGTCGACAGATTTGCGCGGCGATCTGGAAGAGAATATGAGCGGGTAAATGAAGGGGTTCAAGGTGAACATACCTCGTTGTGGGGGAGACCAGCAGCAGAGAAGATGGGGATCTTTTGTCCTCGAGCGATAGAGTTCATCGTGTCGATGGTTGAAATACCCGTTTGGATCATCTCCTCGGGGTAGATACGGGAGTATGGGTTGATGGGGGAGCCTGCATGTCAGCGGATAACAGACTCGAAGTTGACCTACCATTGATATCGAGGTAGTCCTCGGCCCATACTTTGGGTCCTTTGTCAATGGGGTTACCACTACCGTTGAATACTCTTCCCAACATATCTTCGGACACGGCGAGCTTCATGGATGAACCGGAGAAGGCGATTCTGGTAGCCGAGGTGTCGACTCCGGAGGTACCTTCGAACACCTGTACGATGGCTTTCTTACCACTGACTTCGAGCACTTGACCCCCACGAGTGGTTCCATCGGGGAGGGTGAGTTGGACGATTTCGTTGTAAGAGGGGAACTAGAGGGTTAGCGGGGTCACCTAGAGGGTGTGACTCACAGAGACATTGTCGAGCACGACCAGAGGACTGACGTTAGCGGTGATCATTCGGTATCTGAGACTTACCCATTCACCGCCGAAACGGTCCGGTAGTCCATCCGGGGGTCGACGGAATACTCCCTCACCGCGGCGGCCTGTGATGCATTAGCGGGTGTACATGGATCGGGGGGGTATGACTCACCGCGTTGATCTGGGCAAGCTGGGCATCTGAGATTCGTGGGTCTGCGTTGACCATTGTGTGGGGTGTGGTGAGTCGGGTATGGTTATGgcgaagatgaaagggagatggacgttgaattgagattgagatagcgagtgatggtggtgatgacaTGACAGATGCAGCACAGTGGGATGGTAAGTGGCACCAAGGGAGGGATATATCTGGATACCCCATTTAAATTTAACATGACAATAACCACAGCAAGACCAGCGGTGATCACCGAGTTCCGATGTGCCATGTATATGCATTTGTGTGTATATTAAATGACACATGCCAGTGcgtgatgatgaatcatgTGCCTGGTGAGaaatgggattgatgagatggactGCAACTGAAACACGGTACTCGAGTATCCTTGTCGAATCCATTCTCATGGTCATACCTTTCAAACACGAACCATGGACACCCAGGCCAAGCCAGAGAAGGTCAAGCGAGGCTACAGAGCATGGTGAGTCACCCCGAATAGCTCATCGCTGATATGTAGCCTCCATTGCCGCAGCAGGAAAGCGAAATGCGACTTGGGCGACATCGACGCACCCTCGTCCCCTCCCTGCTCCCGATGCAAGCGAGAGTCTCGAGAATGTGTGTTCGCGCCCTCTCGCCGTGGTGGGAACAATCGAAAGAGAGAGACCAAGGAGTCGTCAGAAGAGCAATCCATTTCGTACCCACCACACACCTCGCCCACCCCCTCGCCCAAACGACGTCGGCTTCACCTcaatcctcctcttcacGATGCCGATCCAAGCAGCATAGTAGTCGCGGACATGCAGAACGAATCTGACGCTTTACAGATCCTCGCCCTAGCTAGCGGCCAAGCGGCAACCAAAGAGAGCATAGTCGGCGGTCGAGGTAAGCGAAACCAGGAAATCTACATGCACGAGAAGAGCGGCCAAGCGACCACTGTCAACAACATCTCGGATTTTAAACGGTTCTACGAACGCAGAAGGAGTGATCAAGCACCTGTTTTAGAAAATTTCCCATTGATAAAACTTGGCGTACTCTCCGCCGAACAGGCGATAAGACTGGTTGATCGATACTTCCGATACTACCACCATCTGACAGTGAGTACCCTTCGATCGTAGCTCCGCTAACGACCCAGCCGATATGCCCCTCTGCGGTGATACCAAAATGTAAAGACGATCTAGCGGTCTTCGCTCACAAAGAAAGATACACCATCacaaccttcatcatcattgccaGTCGCTTAGACGATACTCCAGGATCTCGAGAGATTCACGACAAGGCTTGGGCCATAATGAGAGTGAGTCTTACCAATACCAACCGAGCTAACCTTGCAGGGCTGGATCTCAGATGTTCAATCGCTTGGTGCTCCTCCCACCATCGGTCTCGTAGAATCTCTTCTGCTCCTAGCGGAAAACCTACCACGCAGTCCCCCTCTAGTCACCCCCATCGAGCTCAACCCCACCGGTGCTCGGGAAGAGCCCCACGGGGATGAGAACCGTCAAGGTTGGCAACTGATCGGGCTCGCTGTGCGAAGTGCGTATGAGCTAGGTCTAGATAAAATGGCCTTGCGAATATTATCAGACTCGGAAAGGACTCTCGAGATAGAAAGGGCTCGGGTGGCTTGGACATGTAAGTCTGCATGACAAAAAACACCGCTGACCTCTCAGACTGCTACCTCTCAGACCGACAGTACGTTTCATACCTCACTACGATTGCTGATATAATTTCTCCAGCGTGTCGATCCGTCTCGGCAAAGGTTTTTGGGCTCGAGGCGCCGCTGTCTGCTTCCAAGGCTTCTCATCCTCGGCTCAGAGCGGCCCATCCGCGGGATTCGGcaacttccctttcctccgTGGAATCCCAGATGATCAGGAACACCCGCAGGAAGATTACGGGAATCTGATTCAGGCTTACCTAGAATTAACCCAACTAATGAGCAATGCGCATGACACGCTGTATCCAAATGCAGCCAGAACGAGATCTCTTGTCATGTAAGTGAGCCCTTGTCACTTCTCTCGCTGACGACCCTCCCAGCCACGGCGAATACTTCAAATAtcttgatgaggtgagttaatACCTCGTCAACACCGCTGACCCCAGCTCGCTCGCTCCCTCGATGCATTCAAAATCCTCTGGATGAAAAAACGGTGGAAGATGTTCCCTCTCACCGATATCATGTGGACAATGTTCTACTACACCCAGCTATACATCTGCGCCTTCAGCTTTGTGAGTCACCTTTTGCACGTTACTCGGCTGATCCTGGCAGCAAGCGCACGTCGAAAGAGCAACGATCCGAGCCGAGGAAGAATATCGAACCAAAACCACCACTTCCCTCAAGCTCAGCCTTTTCCCCAGAGGCGCAGCACAATCACCAGATGCCAGATACATCTTCCATATGTGCGATGCCGCTCGAGAGATTTTGACGATCTGCGTGGACAAACTTCACCCGGGCGGGGCATTGCCTTATCTCCCCACTCGCCATGTGCTATGGTTCACCTACGCTGCGATCGTGCTTCTCAAAGCTCTTTATTCTGGAGCAATGCTTCGTGGAGATCACcaaaagtgagtcataccTTTTGTATTCCCCGCTAACCTTCACTCCCAGAACCTTCAACCTCATCGACAAATTGTGCCACTGCCTCAGCCAAACATCCGTCGATCCAAACTACCCTGCTGTCAGGTATGGCCGTCAACTCGAATCCCTGCGCAAGAAACTCGCTGTGTTATCAGACGCGGTAAGTTGACGATCTGTATGAAACccagctgatcatctccagAATACCACGCCCAATACCTTGCCGGATTCACGGGTCAATCACGATTGGGATGGAAGCGAATTATATAGAGATTCTACTTATCAGCCCATGCCACCGATGCACGATTGGGGTAATGCTCC
This window harbors:
- a CDS encoding protein transporter SEC13 codes for the protein MLNIASSHFPKSTAQASKPVPVETQHEDMIHDAQLDYYGKRLATCSSDKTIRIFNVVKGEAKGEPVILKGVFVWKEVGTGQGKGSGGELQDGWERIKEHTLHTASVNSIAWAPYDLGPILACASSDGKVSVLSFQNDGSTDVSIFPAHGTGANAISWAPSVVSNANPSTGRSSQGQSSISPQKRFVTAGSDNLIRIWGYDEDAKKWVEEEVIKGHEDWVRDVAWAPNIGLPGMYIASASQDRTVLIHTRPSPSSPWSSSPLLPSLPTSQDPHFPDAVWRVSWSLAGNILAVSCGDGKVSLWKEGVGQGWECVSDFAS